Genomic DNA from Candidatus Hinthialibacter antarcticus:
GTTCGCCCATGCGGCGGCGCGCAATCCGCCGACAAAAACATAGGTCAACACAACCGCGCAAATAACAAACGCCGTCACCCAATGGGGAACGCTGCCGTTGATTGCGGGAAACAAATCAGGAAACACGCCAACGGTCACCCCTTTGACGACGCTGCCCGCGCCGAGAAGGCTCACCAATAAATAGGGGATAACCAATGCAACCAAAATGGGGAACAAAATAAATCCCAGTCCGTTGCTTTCAAATCGGTCGCGGAATAATTGCACTTGAGTAACGTAGCCGTACTTTCGCCCAATCGACCACATTTTAATGCCGACCAGGAAGAATACCGCCGAGTGAATCAGTCCCGACCATGACGCCATTTTTCCATAGACGCCGATTCCCGCCGCGTAGGATTCCGCAGTTGAACCGACCATCGCGAAAGCGGTCATCGTGGTGCCAAACACTGACATCAAAAGCAGGACGGAACCAATGGAGTGGCTCGCGACAAAGAAATCTTTGGACGAACTTTGTAAGAAACGATGGCTGAAGATTCCCAGGCCGAGCAACAACGAAAGATAAATACAAATAATGATGACTGCTGTCATTTCGTCGCCGCTCCTTTCTGTTGTTCACGCAGAAATTCTGCGACTTCTTCTTCCATCTCCGTCGGCCACGCCCAAATTACGGCGGCGGCCCACAACAGCCCGGAAGCAATTGAAAATCCGACATGGTAAGCCAAGCCAATCGGCATATAGCCGAACAGCAGGGTAGCGTCATTCCAGTACCAGAAATCATGGTGTAAGACAGCCAAGAGAATCGCAGCCGTCCAGACGAGTTTACGCGCCATATTCAACCTTTCAATTAGTCCGCAATCGCGTACAAGTGAGTTTGAGTTCCGATGTATAACACGCCGTTGGCGACAACCGGGGTTGAATAGACAGGAGCGTCAAATTCGATTTCTTTTAAGACTTTATGGGTTTTGTCCGCAGCGAGAATGGTCAACACACCGTCTTCGTTGCCGACGTAAACCTTTCCATCAACTGCAATGGTGGAACCCCAAATATGGCTGAGGGTGTCATGCTTCCAATAGAGTTCACCGGTTTCCGCATCCAGGCAATGAATCACGCCGCTGTAATCGGCGGCGAAAACCAGGCCGTTCATAATCGACACGGTTGAAATCGTGCGGCGGATGCCTTCATACGACCAGACCTTGCCGCTGGTAGTGATGTCGCCGCGCTTGGTCGCATCAATGCACTGCAACACGCCGACGCCTTCGCCGTGTTCGGGGTCTTGTCCGATTGCGACATAGACCTTGTCTTTGTATACCACGGGCGTGCCGATAATTTCGTTCGGACCTTCCGGCGCGGGATAGCGAATCGGTTGCCCGTCTTTCATTTTGTAATGAGGCGGATTGCAGTCATATTTCCAAAGTTCTTTCAGTACCAAAAAGCCTTCGTCATCTTCAACCGGGTTGAGATCAAAGCCATAACAGAACCCATCGCCAGCGCCGAAGATGGCTTGCGGCTTGCCGCCGATCACGCCGTATGACGGCGACGACCAATTGCAATGGTATAAGTGTTGGCTAATTTCAGAGGCTTCTTCGCCGATCAGTTCGCCCGTGTCGGGATCCAACACAATCAATGTAGGCGCGAAGGGCGCCGGGATATTGATGTGCGACCAATCCTGACCATTCGACGTCGTCACAAACAATTTGCCGTCGATCAATAAAGTTGAACTGCTGGCAATATTATGCGGGAAAACGCCAAGTTCATCGCGCATATCATACGTCCAGATGATATCGGCGTCGGTGGGGCTGATTTCCATCGGGGGATTGCCAGGGCCCGCCATGTATTGGCCTTCATCTTTGAAGGGGCCGTCGTTGCCGTCTGACAATCCATCAATATCAAAACAGACAACTTCGCAACGGTTGGTTACGACATAGCCGACGCCTTTTTCGACGTCAATCGTCGGCGATGAACAGATACCCAGATATTCCCAGTCGCTGACTTTTCCAGCGCCAAGTTTAGGGACGACCAGTTGCCAAAGAAATTCACCGGTCTTTTCATCCAGACAATAAATATTACCACGGTCGCCGATATGTTTTTCATTTCGAGGCGATTCATTGTTGGTTCCAATAAAAACTTTTCCTCCAGCAATCGTAGGATTGCCGTAGGCTTGCGACCCCAGTTTTGCGACCCATTTCACATTTTCCGTCGTCGAAAGGTCGATCTCTTCGGAGCCGTCTTTCAAATGGCCGGGCGTAAAATCAGCGGGGATTCCCGTTTCGGGCGACATCATGTTGCGGTTGGGCGTCCCGCCCCACATGCTCCAATCTTCAGCGGAAGCAGACGTGGAAACAAGCGCGACGGTTAGAAGGCTGCTGAGCCAGTGTTTCGGTTTCATCATGTTTCACCTTTATCCTATGGTTCAATAATTATTCGTTTGGCGATACAACAACATTGTCAACATAGACGCGGTATTTGCTTTGTAAGGCAAAACCGAACAGTCCCGGCGCCCCCTTGGTATGAGCGGTTTCATGCGGGACTTCAATCGTCCATGCGTCCGGCTCGTCATCATCGCGAGGCCAGGCTTTGGCGCGGACCACGCCAGAACCGTCGTCGTTCAGATCAACGCGCGTCTTCAAACGATACCACTTATTGGGGCTCCATTTAAATGGCGCGCCCACTTTGAGCCGCTCATGGTTTGAACTGACTTCGATCTGCTGCCAGTTGCCAACCAACGTAATGAAGTAGCGCTGATTGATAACGCCGACGTTTGACATGCCGCGTCGGTTGCCGTCGGAACGCACATCAGCCTCGACGGTGTAATTGGACGCATTCGGATCGCCAATGAAAGTAATCGCGCGTTGGAACAAGACATTGTCCAACGTCTTGGTCAAAACTTTTTCGTCTTCCAAGTCGCGCACTTCCCATTTGAAGCGGGCGCCGATCCACGGCAACGGCGGAAACGCAAACTGAACGCCGCTCTCTTTTGCATGAGGAACGCTCAACTCATATTCATTAAAATTTTCTTGATAAGGAAGATTAGGGAGAACTCGTCCTCGAATGACGCCGGACAATCCGTCCGCCTCCGCCTTGAAAGCGCCAGCGGAAACCTGTGCGTCTTTGGCGGCGACCAACTGCGTTTTTGCATTCACCGTCGCGTCCATTTGCGCTTTGACTTTTGCCGTGGGCGGAACAAACGATGCCATTTTTGCGTCATTGATTTCTTTCACAAAAAAGCCATTCGCGTCCAAGGCGCGAAACCCAAACGACTGAGATTCGCCCGGGTTTAACAATACGTCCGACGGGGTGATTTGCAGCGCAACGGCTTTGCCCGCTTTGGGTTCTTTATATTCAGGCCATTCAATCGGGGCCGCGTTCCCGCCTTTGGTTCCAAAGCAATATAATTTGCTAGTGGTGTGAACGTAGACTTTTCCGTTCCAGGCGACGGGCGAGCCAATGGCGCCGCCTTCTAATTGAATATTGGAAAGCACGTCGCATCCGTCCGCTTTTGGTTTGAGAATATACATCTGACCATTCACGATGGGGATATAGAGTTTACCATCGGCGTACAGCGGCGAAGCGTGCAACTGGCTGTTGGATAGTTTTTCCGTCCATACTGTTTTTCCGGTTTTCGCATCGAGGCAAAAGAGCATCCCGGTTTTATCCACTTGATACACGCGGTCGCCAACCAATGTCGGCGAACTGGTAAACATCGAAATGTCGTCATTGCGCCAGAGTTCATACGATTGGTCGAGCACCTTGGGCGCTTCTTCGCCGGGGGCGGGTTCTGCGCCAAGTTTGATTGCGATCATGCGGCCTTCGGTTGAAGCGTCCGTATTTTCTTTTCCATGAGGAATGATCAACATATCGCCATGAATCACCGGCGACGAATTGACGCCGCCGCGCGACATGCGATAACGCCAGATCGGCTCGCCATTTTTCGTATTCACGCAAACGATGTTGCCGCAGCCCGTGCCCACATAAAATACGCGCTTTCCATTGCGCCATTCAAAGACTGGCGTCGAGAACGAACTGTCTTGCGGCTGGATGCCCGGCGTTGAAGACCAATACAACTCGCCTGTTTTTTTATTGAACGCATAAAAGCGGTCTCTGGCGGGGCCGTCCGCGCCCCAATACGATGTGATGCCGCGAGCAATAGCCAAATCGCCGTCGATCACAATGCAACCCACACGCCCATTGGGAAACGTCAAACGCCCAAAGCGCTCCATCATGGAATGCTGCCAAACCAGATCGCCGTCAGGCGTAAAGCAAGAAACCACGCCAGCGGTGGTCATTAAATAGACGTTGCCTGTATCGGGATCGACGGTCGGCGCGCCAATGCTGTAGCGCTCATAAACCGTATCGCTTAAAAAATCGTTGAAGCCCTGCTTCCAGACTTCCTTACCCGTTTCAGGATTGAGTTCAACCAGATATTCGCGCAGCCCCGATTGCGCCGCGCGCGGGGTGATGTCGTTGCTGTTTTTCGCCGTCGCATCGTCACCTTTATACCCCCAAACATACATGCGGCCATTGGCGACCACGGGCGAACCGCGGCCTTGCATGTCATACGTCCAAAGCAGGTTGCCGTCTTCGAGTTTAAATTCACTTGGCAACCCCGTAACAGGCGAGACGCCGTTTTGCCCGGGCCCGCGCCAACTCAACCAGCCGTCGACCGCATCGGCGCCCAATGGAGCGGTCAATACAATCGCCAGTAAGAAAACAATCGCTGCTTTTCGATATACAGAGGGATACATTATGCTTTGATCCTATCTAAAATTATTGGTATAAAACGCCGTTTTACTATTAACCTATTTCGCCGAAAGCAAAGCCTACGACGGCCTCGCACGGAGTTCATCAAACACGGTGACTCACATCTATGTGCTGCGGATGTCGAGACAAAGAAGAATGCCTTGCGCGTTGCGCAAAAAGAGTTTTCCGTTCGCAATCGCTGGTTCTGTCCAGCATTTTCCCCCGATGACTTGCGCGCGGGAAATTGTATTAAATTTTTCGGGAGACGGTTCGACGAACAACAACTCGCCCTGCCCCGTCAATAGAACCAGTTTCCCATCTGCTGACAATACGGACGTTTTTGAGATAGATGTTTCGCTCCAAACCATGCAGCGCTGCGGCCAATCGGCTGCGTTTACAACAGGGTGCAAAAAACTGAAGCAGAAAAAAATAAAGCAAAGAATAAAAACAATACGTCCATACGACTTATTCAACATAGGTCACTCACCATTCATTGAAACTCAATGAGATACGAATGGGCCTTCAAAACACGAAGATGGGAAAATGAGCGGGGGTGAGGATGGCCTCAATTCATACTATAAGTCTAATGATAAATAAAAAAAGTTCCATAAAGCAATATATTTTCTTGTATTCATATCACACGATTTAGAGCTGCCAGGCTCAAAACTTTATCCTAACAGAAATGAAATAAAAAACGGGACGCAATGGAAGCGCCCCGTTTACAATTATATATCGAAGTGAGAAATCAACTGGCTTTCATATCTAACGCAACCATGTCGCCGCGCGCATTGCGGGCGTAAAGCATTCCATTCGATAAAACCGGACAAGACCAGCAGGTTCCGCCAAGAATCTGCTTCCTGCCGGTTGGATTCAGGCCTTCCGGTGATGCTTCGGCGATCACCAATTCGCCTTTTCCGCCTAGAACGACCAGTTTTCCATCAGCAAGCATTAACGAACCTTTGCCCAAACCGCCGTCTTTCCATTTGAGTTCGCCCGTTTTGGCGTCGAGACATTTCAACTGGCTCTCATCAAAGCCATATAAATAGCCTTTGTATAAAACCGCAGCGTTCATTTGGTTGCGCATGTCTTTACTCGCCCAAAGTTTTTTCGCGGTTCCATCTTTTTCAACTTCAATCATGACGCCGCCCATGTTGTAGCCGGAAGCAATGAAAACCTTGTTTCCATCCACGATTGGAGTCGCGGCGTTGATTCCGTAATTCGTATCCCAAGCGTAGGTAGAAAACTCTTGCCCGGCTTTTAAGTCAACAATTACCATGCCCAGTTTTGGGAACGCAACAAGGTATGATTTTCCGTTAAAAGGAAACAATACGGGAGACGCGTAGGCTTCGCCGTAGTTTTTTGTTTTCCAGACCGGGTCTCCGCCGTCAAGTTTATAGGCAGCAATCACACCAACATCTACATAAATAATGTCGTCAACAACCAACGGAGCGCCAGCGAATCCCCATGTCGGCGTCTTGACGCCTAATTCGGATTTAAGGTCTTTTGTCCAGACGACCTTGCCTGTCTTCGCATCAAGGCAATTGAAGTGGCCTTCTTTGCTAATGGTGAATACTTTGCCGTCGTAAATCGTCGGCGTAGCAGCGGGACCGCCTTCGTGGAGGTTGTCGATCAGTTCGCATTTATAGGCGTGTTTCCAGATTTCATCACCGGTCTTGGCATCGAAACAAAAAATGTTGTCTTCACCCTTGGCTTTGTCATAGCCAGCCACATACGTCTTACCATCCACTACCGTAAATGACGTATACCCTGGCCCTAACCGGGCGCGCCATTGAATTTCAGGCCCATCGCCATCCCATTGGTTAACCCATCCGGTCTCGGATGAAATCCGGTCGCGGTTAGGGCCGTGATATTGAGGCCAATCAGCGGCTTGCACCATTCCAACGGCAAAAACACCAACTGCCGTCAGTATAAGCATCTGTTTGAGTGTACGCATTGTCTTCTTCTCCAGTTATTGTGTAAAAATATGAATTCAATGGATTACGCTAACGTATAGTTGATTGTAACAATCTTTTTGATTACCCAAAAAAAGTTTTCTCAATTTCTATGCAGAAATAAAAAAATGATTGAGTAAGGAACTTTCTACCACTTGTTGCAGACGAATAGTCGGAATATCTTTTAAAAATGTTCAACACCATCTTCGAAATATCAACCGAAAACTGAAAATCAACCAAATCATTGATGAAAGCGAGAAATTATTATGAGCCAATCGCCCATTGCGATTCGCCCAAAGCAGAAACGAAAAGCATTTACTCTGATTGAACTTTTGATCGTCGTCGCCATTATTGGCATCTTAGCGGCCATCGCGGTTCCCAATTTCATTAACGCTCAAGTCAGGGCCAAAGTCGCCCGCGCCCAGGCTGACATGAAAGCATTAACAACAGCCATCGAATCCTACCAGATCGACAACAATTCATTTCCGCCCGATGGCGACGATTTGGAGCAATTCAACCCAAGCGACTATAATTCCGCTGCGCGTATGCGCCTGCTAACCACGCCAGTCTCATATATTAGCAGCCTGCCGACGGATCCGTTTCATACTCAGGCATTAGAATTCTCAGGTGTTGAATTATTGTTCCCAGGCAATCCGCCCCACACATACTCTTACAACACTTGGGGCGCATTCGCCAGCGACGGTTTTCAGCCAGCCAACAATGGCATTCCTGATAACTATGGAGTCACCTCACTCGGCCCCAACCAGATATTCAATTCGGCGGCCGGGTTCCCCATTCAATACAACATAACCAACGGCACCATTTCAGACGGCGACATCATCATTCGCGGCGGCGCCAAGACGCCATTTAGCTAAATTGCTCGATGAATAGAAATTATCAACGGGGCGGTCAGTTTGACCGCCCTATTTACGTTTACTGTCAGATGAAATATGATTTCGCCCATCCTTACTATCAGGAAATCACCCATGAAACTGTTCATATCATCCCCACTAGGCTTTGCAGAAAGCACCACTAGATTTCGTGAAACGCTACAAACATGCCTGCAAGCAAAGTCCCTTGACATTATCGATCCCTGGTCAACCGCATCAGATTTAGAATCCGAATTTAAAAAAGCAGAATCAATTGATAAATTAGATGTTAGAAATGATTCTCTCCATTCGATCTCAATGAAAATCGCCGAGCGGAACGCAGCAAATATCCGGGAATGCGAATTAATGCTGGCGGTACTCGACGGCGTCGATGTTGATTCGGGCACCGCCTCAGAAATCGGATACGCCTTTGCATTAGGCAAACGCATTTACGGCCTTCGCACCGACTTTCGCCGCGCAGGCGAGAACGAAGGCGTCTGCGTCAACCTGCAAGTACAATATTGGATCGAAGCCAGCGGCGGCTGTATCGTACGATCCGTTAACGAACTCGAACAACTTGATTTATCACAAACGAATTAAGACTCAACCCTGGGAGCGTCCCTCAAGCCGCCCCGCACATTAGACTGTCACCGTAATTCATAATCCTCAACCTCGCAGCGGTTTCATGCGGCGCTGGACGAACGGACGCACAAAATAATTCCAACCCCTCTTTATTCAAATAAGAATCAAGACCATTTCTTGACATTGCATCATAAAGTCTGTAAGAACGCCAAGTTAAATCACGAATCAATTCATTGCCTGGTAAATCAATTAAGTCTTGGACCGTTTGGATTGACC
This window encodes:
- a CDS encoding DUF3311 domain-containing protein, yielding MARKLVWTAAILLAVLHHDFWYWNDATLLFGYMPIGLAYHVGFSIASGLLWAAAVIWAWPTEMEEEVAEFLREQQKGAATK
- a CDS encoding PQQ-binding-like beta-propeller repeat protein gives rise to the protein MMKPKHWLSSLLTVALVSTSASAEDWSMWGGTPNRNMMSPETGIPADFTPGHLKDGSEEIDLSTTENVKWVAKLGSQAYGNPTIAGGKVFIGTNNESPRNEKHIGDRGNIYCLDEKTGEFLWQLVVPKLGAGKVSDWEYLGICSSPTIDVEKGVGYVVTNRCEVVCFDIDGLSDGNDGPFKDEGQYMAGPGNPPMEISPTDADIIWTYDMRDELGVFPHNIASSSTLLIDGKLFVTTSNGQDWSHINIPAPFAPTLIVLDPDTGELIGEEASEISQHLYHCNWSSPSYGVIGGKPQAIFGAGDGFCYGFDLNPVEDDEGFLVLKELWKYDCNPPHYKMKDGQPIRYPAPEGPNEIIGTPVVYKDKVYVAIGQDPEHGEGVGVLQCIDATKRGDITTSGKVWSYEGIRRTISTVSIMNGLVFAADYSGVIHCLDAETGELYWKHDTLSHIWGSTIAVDGKVYVGNEDGVLTILAADKTHKVLKEIEFDAPVYSTPVVANGVLYIGTQTHLYAIAD
- a CDS encoding PQQ-binding-like beta-propeller repeat protein is translated as MYPSVYRKAAIVFLLAIVLTAPLGADAVDGWLSWRGPGQNGVSPVTGLPSEFKLEDGNLLWTYDMQGRGSPVVANGRMYVWGYKGDDATAKNSNDITPRAAQSGLREYLVELNPETGKEVWKQGFNDFLSDTVYERYSIGAPTVDPDTGNVYLMTTAGVVSCFTPDGDLVWQHSMMERFGRLTFPNGRVGCIVIDGDLAIARGITSYWGADGPARDRFYAFNKKTGELYWSSTPGIQPQDSSFSTPVFEWRNGKRVFYVGTGCGNIVCVNTKNGEPIWRYRMSRGGVNSSPVIHGDMLIIPHGKENTDASTEGRMIAIKLGAEPAPGEEAPKVLDQSYELWRNDDISMFTSSPTLVGDRVYQVDKTGMLFCLDAKTGKTVWTEKLSNSQLHASPLYADGKLYIPIVNGQMYILKPKADGCDVLSNIQLEGGAIGSPVAWNGKVYVHTTSKLYCFGTKGGNAAPIEWPEYKEPKAGKAVALQITPSDVLLNPGESQSFGFRALDANGFFVKEINDAKMASFVPPTAKVKAQMDATVNAKTQLVAAKDAQVSAGAFKAEADGLSGVIRGRVLPNLPYQENFNEYELSVPHAKESGVQFAFPPLPWIGARFKWEVRDLEDEKVLTKTLDNVLFQRAITFIGDPNASNYTVEADVRSDGNRRGMSNVGVINQRYFITLVGNWQQIEVSSNHERLKVGAPFKWSPNKWYRLKTRVDLNDDGSGVVRAKAWPRDDDEPDAWTIEVPHETAHTKGAPGLFGFALQSKYRVYVDNVVVSPNE
- a CDS encoding PQQ-like beta-propeller repeat protein, which codes for MRTLKQMLILTAVGVFAVGMVQAADWPQYHGPNRDRISSETGWVNQWDGDGPEIQWRARLGPGYTSFTVVDGKTYVAGYDKAKGEDNIFCFDAKTGDEIWKHAYKCELIDNLHEGGPAATPTIYDGKVFTISKEGHFNCLDAKTGKVVWTKDLKSELGVKTPTWGFAGAPLVVDDIIYVDVGVIAAYKLDGGDPVWKTKNYGEAYASPVLFPFNGKSYLVAFPKLGMVIVDLKAGQEFSTYAWDTNYGINAATPIVDGNKVFIASGYNMGGVMIEVEKDGTAKKLWASKDMRNQMNAAVLYKGYLYGFDESQLKCLDAKTGELKWKDGGLGKGSLMLADGKLVVLGGKGELVIAEASPEGLNPTGRKQILGGTCWSCPVLSNGMLYARNARGDMVALDMKAS
- a CDS encoding prepilin-type N-terminal cleavage/methylation domain-containing protein — encoded protein: MSQSPIAIRPKQKRKAFTLIELLIVVAIIGILAAIAVPNFINAQVRAKVARAQADMKALTTAIESYQIDNNSFPPDGDDLEQFNPSDYNSAARMRLLTTPVSYISSLPTDPFHTQALEFSGVELLFPGNPPHTYSYNTWGAFASDGFQPANNGIPDNYGVTSLGPNQIFNSAAGFPIQYNITNGTISDGDIIIRGGAKTPFS
- a CDS encoding nucleoside 2-deoxyribosyltransferase; translated protein: MKLFISSPLGFAESTTRFRETLQTCLQAKSLDIIDPWSTASDLESEFKKAESIDKLDVRNDSLHSISMKIAERNAANIRECELMLAVLDGVDVDSGTASEIGYAFALGKRIYGLRTDFRRAGENEGVCVNLQVQYWIEASGGCIVRSVNELEQLDLSQTN